One Fuerstiella marisgermanici DNA window includes the following coding sequences:
- the recR gene encoding recombination mediator RecR codes for MKTDEADHPYGRSVARLIEEFNRLPGIGKKSAERLANHILACSAADANALADAIRDVKTSVKRCSICFNLTEDEVCGLCSNDRRDPQVVCVVEQPRDVVALESSGAFTGRYHVLGGRIAPLEGIGPENLTINQLVKRVRRDGVKELVMATNPTLEGDGTALFITNLLENDDVRITRLARGIASGSVLEFANREMLADALRGRQSF; via the coding sequence ATGAAAACAGACGAAGCAGATCATCCGTACGGGCGCAGTGTCGCTCGGCTGATTGAAGAATTTAACCGGTTGCCCGGCATCGGTAAGAAGTCAGCAGAGCGACTGGCCAACCACATCCTTGCCTGCTCAGCGGCCGACGCAAATGCTTTAGCAGACGCGATTCGAGATGTGAAAACGTCAGTAAAGCGATGCTCGATATGTTTTAATTTGACTGAAGACGAAGTGTGCGGCTTGTGCAGCAACGATCGTCGCGACCCACAGGTCGTGTGCGTCGTCGAACAGCCGCGCGACGTGGTGGCGTTGGAATCCAGCGGTGCTTTCACAGGACGCTATCACGTTTTGGGCGGCAGAATCGCTCCTCTGGAAGGCATCGGCCCGGAGAATTTAACCATCAACCAGTTGGTAAAACGTGTTCGACGCGATGGCGTCAAAGAACTGGTGATGGCCACAAACCCTACTCTTGAAGGCGACGGTACAGCCTTGTTCATCACAAATCTGCTGGAAAACGACGACGTCCGAATCACGCGACTAGCGCGCGGGATAGCGTCGGGAAGTGTTCTGGAGTTTGCAAATCGAGAAATGTTGGCCGACGCGTTGCGCGGGCGGCAGTCGTTCTAG
- a CDS encoding YbaB/EbfC family nucleoid-associated protein produces MFDQLKNLGSMMAQAQQLQGKMAEAKDKISELRVEGIAGGEMVRVEATGDMKIIGVHLEQSLVETQDREMIEELVAAATNQALQKAKEASAAAMSDIAGGLNIPGLGDALSKMGVGGDGN; encoded by the coding sequence ATGTTTGATCAGCTCAAAAACCTTGGCAGCATGATGGCTCAGGCCCAGCAGCTTCAGGGCAAGATGGCAGAAGCCAAAGACAAAATCTCAGAACTGCGCGTCGAAGGGATCGCCGGCGGTGAAATGGTCCGCGTCGAAGCGACCGGCGACATGAAGATTATTGGCGTGCATCTGGAACAGAGTCTGGTGGAAACTCAGGATCGCGAGATGATTGAAGAGCTGGTTGCTGCGGCAACGAATCAGGCTCTGCAGAAAGCCAAAGAAGCGTCAGCAGCCGCGATGTCAGACATCGCCGGTGGCCTGAACATCCCTGGCCTGGGTGATGCGTTGTCAAAAATGGGTGTTGGCGGCGACGGCAACTAG
- the rpoN gene encoding RNA polymerase factor sigma-54 — MHLNISQQMKMSQQMKLAPRMIQSMEILQLNMMALNERIEQELVENVTLDLVDKDRDNPSDAPDEVIKSDDPKEARELEKDVEQRELVAEGEGNNESDFERLLEISSEWPEDNVGFGGAAPSANQISDSSDRQHDAMANMTARPQSLHEYLLEQFAFNSIDDTLRQFGEYLIQHLDHNGRVQSLLPEICQQFNRVYDQHVTNEQAEEVLQMIQQLDPPGVGARDHSEMLLLQITDNMPFHEVMRVLVRDHLEDIAYNRLPVIQKATGYSLDMIKVGIEQVQTLNPYPGRGFEQRPVQRVTPDLALERDDKGAYVVRLLDEYVPELRISPRYIKMLKNHPTPETREWIKKKIESARWLIESIEQRYSTVKKVAQEIIDHQTEFLDKGPEHIAPLKMQQIADRVGVHVTTVSRAVDEKWIQTPRGLFPLKRFFGGGTQTSDGEEVAWDTIRIKLQELIDEEDKSKPLSDDALVEALAKHGLKLARRTITKYRKQMGIPSSRQRREY, encoded by the coding sequence ATGCATCTCAACATCTCTCAGCAAATGAAGATGAGCCAGCAAATGAAGCTGGCTCCGCGGATGATCCAATCGATGGAGATTCTGCAGTTGAACATGATGGCGTTGAACGAACGGATCGAACAGGAACTGGTGGAAAACGTCACGCTGGACCTTGTCGACAAAGACCGGGACAACCCCAGCGACGCACCGGACGAGGTGATTAAGTCAGACGATCCCAAAGAAGCTCGCGAGCTGGAAAAGGACGTCGAACAGCGCGAACTGGTTGCGGAAGGCGAAGGCAACAACGAATCTGACTTCGAACGCTTGCTGGAAATTTCGTCAGAATGGCCCGAAGACAACGTCGGTTTCGGCGGCGCGGCACCTTCTGCGAATCAGATTTCGGATAGTTCCGATCGTCAGCACGACGCGATGGCCAACATGACGGCCCGGCCGCAGTCGCTGCACGAATATCTGCTGGAACAATTTGCGTTCAACTCCATTGATGACACGCTGCGACAGTTCGGTGAATATTTGATTCAGCACCTGGATCATAACGGGCGAGTTCAAAGCCTGCTTCCGGAAATCTGCCAGCAGTTCAATCGAGTCTACGATCAGCATGTCACGAACGAGCAGGCAGAAGAAGTTCTGCAGATGATTCAGCAGCTTGATCCGCCTGGGGTTGGTGCTCGCGATCACAGCGAAATGCTGCTGCTGCAGATCACGGACAACATGCCGTTTCACGAAGTCATGCGTGTCCTGGTCCGCGACCATCTGGAAGACATTGCCTACAACCGGCTACCCGTCATTCAGAAGGCAACCGGCTACAGCCTCGATATGATCAAAGTCGGAATCGAACAGGTTCAGACGTTGAATCCGTATCCAGGACGCGGCTTCGAACAGCGACCGGTGCAGCGAGTCACTCCGGATCTGGCATTGGAACGAGACGACAAGGGAGCGTACGTTGTTCGGCTGTTGGACGAATACGTTCCCGAACTTCGCATCAGCCCTCGTTACATCAAGATGCTGAAGAATCATCCCACGCCCGAGACGCGGGAATGGATCAAAAAGAAGATCGAGTCCGCTCGCTGGCTGATCGAATCCATCGAACAGCGGTACAGCACCGTCAAAAAAGTGGCTCAGGAAATCATCGATCACCAGACTGAGTTTCTGGACAAAGGCCCGGAACATATCGCCCCGCTGAAAATGCAGCAGATTGCGGATCGCGTAGGCGTTCATGTCACGACCGTGTCGCGAGCGGTCGACGAAAAGTGGATTCAAACGCCGCGAGGCCTCTTCCCGCTAAAGCGATTCTTCGGTGGTGGAACTCAGACCAGCGACGGGGAAGAAGTCGCGTGGGACACGATCCGAATCAAGCTGCAGGAACTGATCGACGAAGAAGACAAGTCGAAGCCGCTAAGTGACGACGCACTGGTCGAAGCGCTCGCTAAGCACGGCCTCAAACTGGCTCGCCGCACCATCACGAAATATCGCAAGCAGATGGGAATCCCAAGTTCCCGCCAGCGACGCGAGTATTAG
- a CDS encoding tetratricopeptide repeat protein, which produces MRHLASESTTTISSTNATTSIHRCVASAALLLLILPITGCSNQQQKAEEQVRAALQQQEDGQYEDAIRTLTRGIALKPDYAEAFYLRGTCRGAIGDLPAAIEDLKVATELKPNWDRAWWALGTMQRSAGETGSALDALSLAIKLNPEAADARFDRGCLLEQAGRASDALQDFEDSAILNPEHAESHFRRGRLLVEQNRNQQAVDALTTALRLDRDSGQTWLWRGIAQDKTGATDRALADVSVACRQLPDDAAAWFHRGRLLRRLNRNDEAVDDLNKAVALNGTNPSFQKELKLAQAAMSAPAIAAIAEPPARTPAPAAPQSTDHPVASIAVAESAAPPTGGFKLFGGDSPAAASNTTNEATVASADNAPGANDHPLPSGFKLFGADTDNTNTNESTVAAVQDSPFAISDFDSPANSQPSDAPVAALMPAPEFDEPLVIADASTAFNSNGFADESAVAEPMFDAPQIAAATAPKPFVADNAPAANDAGDFPNNDAAGEEADTLVLVPVAKAKSVPEASQSAEQPEMQPFSLEALAINSQPLDITDDEAPASVDDNAGRVTLDDLTVDSRSTAKPSHQNTAADSSGLLKQAREAHEKGDLAACIAALERLLEGDPNNAEGRLQYATALAETGAQRVALEETANILSVHPDHIGAVRLRARLQRDMNQYDAAIAQYSRLISLGVHRKEALTNRARIYFLQENWLQATDDLTALLKIDPNDPAPLRLRALAYQQQELWPLAISDWTKLGLIDKTNVEALAARAAAFTEIGEVSAAVSDYLSILRFQPGNHDAARQLSNLYAQLGQPQDAIAMLTSILERNPHDHEVRYMRAVSYRQLQENENAIRDLNSILNSDARHTAAIIMRAAIRSENGEYREALADYNNAIELQGEQAELLFLRGTTYASAGDGNSALVDFTSVLKANPNHSDARIARAKTFLRVGDEEAALADANYVLQETPNHAEALAIRADRLFDRGDFKSALRDYDALLERDIEGENTLWNRCCCRLELGLELLAARDLQILLERDPQHHQALVARARLEESSGAYDAALRDLTNALAQQPDDGEAWTWRGTINHRMGNFQQAVDDFSRALVLKPNDANLLYRRGLARHQLRDTEKAMEDLNYALQIDSENADIWYSRGNVNAGNGDIKTAMTDYQKATELDKGHAAAWYNQGNMLFSQGDFKGAINCWDHTLAVQPSLFRAYNNRAAAHVQLRNYAAAVDDYETTLELNPAFAKAYDNFAWLLATAEDSAFRNPTRAVSYARRACELTNNEDWSHLSTLAASYAEAGDFASAKKWLVESHELAPADQKPQLMNLVKLYESHINKRRAASESNEQKARR; this is translated from the coding sequence ATGAGACATTTGGCTTCCGAGTCAACGACGACGATCTCAAGTACGAACGCAACAACCAGCATTCACCGCTGTGTTGCGTCTGCTGCACTGCTGTTGCTGATATTGCCGATCACCGGCTGCTCAAACCAGCAACAGAAAGCCGAAGAACAGGTGCGCGCTGCCCTGCAGCAGCAGGAAGATGGTCAGTACGAAGACGCCATCCGAACACTCACGCGTGGGATCGCGTTAAAGCCGGACTATGCAGAAGCCTTCTACCTGCGCGGGACGTGTCGCGGTGCGATTGGTGATTTGCCTGCGGCCATAGAAGACCTCAAGGTCGCCACGGAGCTCAAACCCAATTGGGATCGCGCGTGGTGGGCACTGGGAACGATGCAGCGTTCGGCTGGTGAAACCGGATCCGCGCTGGATGCACTGTCGCTGGCAATCAAGCTGAATCCAGAAGCGGCTGACGCACGTTTTGACCGCGGCTGCCTGCTGGAACAAGCGGGCCGAGCTTCAGACGCGCTGCAGGACTTCGAGGACTCTGCGATTCTGAATCCGGAACATGCCGAAAGTCACTTTCGACGCGGACGGCTGCTGGTCGAACAAAACAGGAATCAGCAAGCCGTCGATGCACTTACTACGGCACTCCGTTTGGACCGCGATAGCGGTCAGACCTGGCTATGGCGCGGGATCGCTCAGGACAAAACCGGAGCAACCGACCGAGCTCTGGCCGATGTGAGTGTGGCCTGTCGACAATTGCCAGACGATGCCGCCGCGTGGTTCCATCGTGGACGGCTGTTGCGACGCCTGAATCGCAACGATGAAGCGGTTGATGATCTGAATAAGGCTGTTGCATTAAACGGCACCAACCCTTCGTTTCAGAAAGAACTGAAATTGGCGCAGGCTGCGATGTCCGCACCTGCCATCGCTGCCATTGCAGAGCCTCCAGCCAGGACGCCCGCCCCAGCGGCGCCGCAATCGACGGACCATCCGGTGGCATCCATCGCAGTTGCCGAAAGCGCCGCGCCGCCTACCGGCGGGTTCAAGTTATTCGGCGGTGATAGCCCGGCTGCTGCCAGCAACACAACGAACGAAGCCACGGTTGCTTCGGCGGACAACGCACCAGGTGCGAACGATCATCCGCTGCCATCCGGTTTCAAGCTTTTCGGTGCTGACACAGACAACACAAACACCAACGAATCGACCGTCGCCGCAGTTCAGGATTCGCCCTTCGCAATTAGCGACTTCGACAGCCCGGCCAATTCGCAACCCAGCGATGCACCCGTGGCTGCGTTGATGCCGGCACCGGAATTTGATGAGCCGCTTGTGATTGCCGACGCGAGCACAGCATTTAACAGCAACGGTTTTGCAGATGAGTCTGCCGTTGCAGAACCGATGTTTGACGCGCCACAGATCGCTGCTGCCACCGCGCCGAAGCCATTCGTGGCAGACAACGCGCCCGCCGCTAACGATGCTGGTGACTTCCCGAATAACGACGCGGCGGGTGAAGAAGCCGACACGCTGGTTCTGGTTCCTGTGGCCAAAGCCAAGTCAGTGCCGGAAGCCTCGCAAAGCGCCGAGCAACCTGAGATGCAACCGTTTTCTCTTGAGGCCCTGGCGATTAACAGTCAACCGCTCGACATCACGGATGACGAGGCTCCGGCCAGCGTTGATGACAATGCGGGCCGCGTGACGCTGGACGATTTGACTGTCGACTCAAGGTCTACAGCGAAGCCTTCACATCAAAACACGGCCGCTGATTCGTCCGGTTTGCTGAAGCAAGCCCGCGAGGCTCACGAAAAGGGAGACTTGGCGGCCTGCATCGCTGCTCTGGAACGGCTGCTTGAAGGCGACCCAAACAATGCTGAGGGGCGGTTGCAATACGCGACGGCTCTGGCAGAAACGGGCGCTCAGCGAGTCGCGTTGGAGGAAACGGCCAACATTCTTAGCGTTCATCCCGACCACATTGGTGCGGTGCGTTTGCGAGCTCGCCTGCAGCGCGACATGAATCAGTACGACGCCGCGATCGCTCAGTATTCTCGCCTGATTTCGCTGGGCGTGCATCGCAAAGAAGCGTTGACGAACCGCGCGAGGATCTACTTCCTTCAGGAAAACTGGTTGCAGGCGACCGACGATCTGACGGCGCTGTTGAAGATCGATCCCAACGATCCAGCGCCGCTGCGGCTTCGAGCCCTCGCCTATCAGCAGCAGGAACTTTGGCCACTGGCAATTTCCGATTGGACGAAGCTAGGCCTCATCGACAAAACCAACGTCGAAGCTCTGGCCGCACGAGCCGCAGCGTTTACTGAAATCGGCGAAGTTTCCGCCGCTGTTTCCGACTACCTTAGCATCCTGCGATTTCAGCCGGGCAACCACGACGCGGCACGCCAGCTTTCGAATCTGTACGCTCAACTGGGACAGCCCCAGGACGCGATTGCGATGCTGACCTCCATTCTGGAACGCAACCCGCACGACCACGAAGTTCGCTATATGCGAGCGGTCTCGTATCGTCAGTTGCAGGAGAATGAGAATGCGATCCGAGACCTGAATTCCATCCTGAATTCCGACGCGCGACATACGGCGGCGATCATTATGCGAGCTGCCATTCGTTCTGAAAATGGCGAGTACCGGGAAGCTCTGGCCGACTACAATAACGCGATTGAACTACAGGGCGAACAGGCGGAATTGCTCTTCCTGCGTGGCACAACTTACGCGTCCGCCGGCGACGGTAACTCAGCGCTGGTTGACTTTACGAGCGTTCTGAAGGCTAACCCAAATCACAGCGATGCCCGGATCGCTCGCGCAAAAACATTCCTGCGAGTCGGCGATGAAGAAGCCGCATTGGCTGACGCTAACTACGTTTTGCAGGAGACGCCAAACCACGCTGAGGCGCTTGCTATTCGAGCCGACCGGTTGTTCGACCGTGGCGACTTCAAGTCCGCGCTGCGTGACTATGACGCTTTGCTGGAACGCGACATCGAAGGCGAAAACACGTTGTGGAACCGTTGCTGCTGTCGGCTGGAACTGGGCCTTGAACTTCTGGCCGCCCGCGACCTGCAGATTCTTCTGGAACGTGACCCACAGCACCACCAGGCGCTTGTCGCGCGAGCTCGTCTGGAAGAATCCAGCGGCGCGTACGATGCAGCATTGCGTGACCTGACGAACGCATTGGCTCAACAGCCCGATGACGGAGAAGCGTGGACGTGGCGAGGAACAATCAATCACCGCATGGGGAATTTTCAACAGGCGGTCGATGACTTTTCCCGAGCCCTTGTGCTGAAGCCAAACGACGCCAACCTGTTGTACCGTCGTGGCCTCGCGCGGCATCAGTTGCGTGACACGGAAAAGGCGATGGAAGATTTGAACTACGCGTTGCAAATCGATTCCGAGAACGCCGACATCTGGTATTCGCGTGGGAACGTCAACGCGGGTAACGGCGATATTAAAACGGCGATGACTGACTATCAGAAAGCAACCGAACTGGACAAAGGCCATGCAGCCGCGTGGTACAACCAAGGCAATATGCTGTTCAGTCAGGGTGACTTCAAAGGTGCAATCAATTGCTGGGATCACACCTTGGCCGTGCAACCCAGCCTGTTTCGGGCGTACAACAACCGGGCGGCGGCTCATGTCCAACTTCGAAACTACGCGGCCGCTGTGGATGACTACGAAACGACTCTGGAGTTGAATCCAGCGTTTGCGAAAGCTTATGACAACTTTGCGTGGTTGTTGGCCACGGCCGAAGATTCTGCGTTCCGAAACCCCACCCGCGCCGTCAGCTATGCTCGCCGCGCCTGTGAATTGACGAATAATGAAGACTGGTCTCATTTAAGCACGCTGGCTGCCAGCTATGCTGAGGCCGGTGATTTTGCGAGTGCGAAGAAATGGCTTGTCGAATCGCACGAACTGGCGCCAGCCGATCAAAAGCCGCAGCTTATGAATCTTGTAAAGCTGTATGAATCTCACATCAACAAGCGACGAGCCGCTTCAGAATCAAACGAGCAGAAAGCACGTCGCTAA
- a CDS encoding thiamine-phosphate kinase, translating into MTSERDIIRDLKNRFPVRTSVEVGIGDDGAVLRPGDKPVIVVTDMLLDGVHFDLSSASPELVGRKAVAVNLSDLAAMGCWPTAAFISIAVPKSIAATDTFISSLYDGMQALSDQFEFTIAGGDTNTWHGPFAINVCLTGSPTSAAPVLRSGAKPGDVLMVTGPLGGSLPSGHHLTFEPHLQLSKWLLQNTDVHAMMDISDGLSIDLHRMVEASGTGAILNADAIPISPHVDSGLSADQRLKHAMSDGEDFELLIAVSATDAKRLASQTEPHAFVRVGEVTESNDVLLKTGDNLTHLPADGWQHLSYSESR; encoded by the coding sequence ATGACTTCCGAACGAGACATTATTCGTGATCTCAAAAACCGCTTTCCAGTGCGGACGTCTGTGGAAGTCGGGATTGGCGATGACGGTGCAGTGCTGCGTCCAGGTGATAAGCCGGTCATTGTCGTCACGGACATGTTGCTGGATGGCGTCCACTTCGACCTTTCATCGGCATCACCGGAACTGGTTGGACGCAAAGCAGTCGCGGTCAACCTCAGTGATCTTGCAGCGATGGGATGCTGGCCGACGGCTGCGTTTATTTCCATCGCCGTGCCCAAGTCGATCGCGGCGACAGACACGTTCATAAGTTCGCTTTACGACGGCATGCAGGCTTTGTCTGACCAGTTTGAATTCACCATTGCCGGCGGCGACACAAACACGTGGCACGGCCCGTTTGCGATTAACGTCTGCCTGACAGGATCGCCCACCAGTGCAGCGCCAGTTCTGCGCAGCGGAGCGAAACCGGGCGACGTCTTGATGGTGACAGGCCCCTTGGGCGGCAGCCTGCCAAGTGGACATCATCTGACGTTTGAACCTCACCTGCAGCTTTCGAAATGGTTACTGCAGAACACCGACGTGCATGCCATGATGGACATCAGTGATGGGCTAAGCATTGATCTGCATCGCATGGTGGAAGCCAGCGGCACCGGAGCCATCCTGAATGCGGACGCGATTCCGATATCGCCGCATGTTGATTCTGGCCTGAGTGCAGATCAGCGGTTGAAGCACGCGATGTCGGATGGTGAAGACTTTGAATTGCTGATTGCTGTGTCTGCGACCGACGCTAAGCGTCTGGCTTCTCAAACGGAGCCGCACGCGTTTGTGCGTGTTGGTGAGGTCACCGAAAGCAACGACGTTTTGCTGAAGACCGGCGACAATCTGACGCACCTTCCAGCAGACGGATGGCAGCACCTCAGCTACAGCGAATCTCGCTGA
- the dnaX gene encoding DNA polymerase III subunit gamma/tau — MSTGSHYTVLARRFRPQAFGDVVGQEHVSQALCNAIRSGRVAHAYLFTGARGVGKTSSARILAKALNCPNAVDGVPCNECEICDGISAGDDVDVMEIDGASNNGVENIRMLRANVNMRPMHSTFKIYIIDEVHMLSTAAFNALLKTLEEPPPNVKFVFCTTEPNKVPDTILSRCQRFDFSAIGEESIGKRLKEIATAEGFEVEDEAVELVARRARGSMRDSQSLFDQLLAFSEGTVKADDVHRMLGTASDDMLVALFDAMSQHRPGEVLNILDQALTAGVQAGELLDQCVGYVRDQMVTLSGGAKVPLCSVGNSRRESVQQQAAALGMPNVMAAFQILSEAKGRMMRSTFARVLLEMALVQIAMLENLTAISSLLSGNLPALPDHAGATESTVAPAAEASATDEKKNLAETSADPEKPADGPASPSPEIKFSAENAERILAELISESGFTLSAALRVVSSIAISGPNGLEIQLGASYDFQRRVIEQSESRLAIQAIVSRLTGVDAAVSMKLIADSPPVTNKAEPAAAAPAKPKLADAGKNEPPKVKGPSPLRIRNDVDPEQDAFVQQVVHFFDATVVRVTDAPVRRDVPDEDT, encoded by the coding sequence GTGAGTACCGGGTCTCATTACACCGTCTTGGCTCGCCGATTTCGGCCGCAGGCGTTTGGCGACGTTGTCGGACAGGAGCACGTCTCTCAGGCGCTGTGCAACGCCATTCGTTCCGGTCGAGTGGCCCACGCGTACTTGTTTACTGGTGCCCGCGGCGTTGGAAAGACTTCCAGTGCTCGTATTCTGGCCAAAGCTCTAAACTGCCCGAACGCCGTGGACGGCGTTCCGTGCAACGAGTGTGAAATCTGCGACGGCATCTCGGCGGGCGACGACGTCGACGTCATGGAGATCGACGGTGCGTCCAATAACGGCGTTGAAAATATTCGCATGCTGCGAGCCAACGTCAACATGCGGCCGATGCATTCGACGTTCAAGATTTACATCATCGACGAAGTTCACATGCTGTCGACGGCCGCCTTCAACGCGCTGCTGAAGACGTTGGAAGAACCACCGCCCAACGTGAAGTTCGTGTTTTGCACGACTGAGCCCAATAAGGTGCCTGACACGATTTTGTCACGCTGCCAGCGGTTCGACTTCAGCGCGATTGGCGAAGAATCGATCGGTAAACGGCTGAAGGAAATCGCAACGGCCGAAGGCTTTGAAGTGGAGGACGAAGCCGTTGAACTGGTGGCTCGACGAGCACGAGGGTCGATGCGAGACAGTCAGTCGCTGTTCGATCAGTTGCTGGCTTTTAGCGAAGGGACCGTCAAGGCGGACGACGTGCATCGTATGCTGGGCACCGCCAGCGATGACATGCTTGTTGCTTTGTTCGACGCGATGTCACAGCATCGGCCCGGCGAAGTGCTCAACATTCTGGACCAGGCTCTCACGGCGGGTGTGCAGGCCGGTGAATTGCTTGACCAGTGCGTCGGCTACGTCCGAGACCAGATGGTCACTCTTTCCGGCGGAGCAAAAGTGCCGCTGTGCAGCGTGGGAAACAGTCGGCGAGAATCCGTGCAACAGCAGGCCGCCGCACTAGGAATGCCTAACGTCATGGCTGCGTTTCAGATTTTGTCTGAGGCGAAGGGCCGAATGATGCGCAGCACATTTGCTCGAGTCCTGCTGGAAATGGCACTCGTTCAGATTGCGATGCTCGAAAATTTGACGGCAATCAGCAGTTTGCTGTCGGGCAACCTTCCCGCCTTGCCAGACCACGCGGGTGCGACCGAGTCCACTGTGGCGCCTGCCGCTGAAGCGTCTGCGACTGACGAAAAAAAAAACTTAGCGGAAACTAGTGCCGATCCGGAAAAACCGGCCGACGGTCCTGCCTCCCCATCGCCTGAGATCAAATTCAGCGCAGAGAATGCTGAGCGGATTCTGGCGGAACTTATTTCAGAATCAGGGTTTACGCTTTCTGCCGCTCTCAGGGTTGTTTCGTCAATAGCAATTTCCGGGCCAAACGGGCTGGAAATTCAACTGGGTGCATCCTATGATTTCCAGCGACGCGTGATTGAGCAGTCGGAAAGTCGGCTGGCAATCCAGGCGATAGTCTCACGTCTAACGGGTGTTGATGCTGCGGTTAGTATGAAGCTGATTGCAGATTCTCCACCGGTCACAAATAAGGCTGAGCCTGCCGCGGCTGCGCCTGCGAAGCCAAAGTTGGCAGACGCAGGGAAGAATGAACCGCCGAAAGTGAAAGGTCCGTCGCCGTTGCGAATTCGTAACGACGTCGATCCGGAGCAGGACGCGTTTGTGCAGCAGGTAGTGCACTTTTTTGACGCAACGGTCGTGCGTGTTACTGACGCCCCGGTGCGGCGAGACGTGCCGGACGAAGATACATAG
- a CDS encoding sugar phosphate isomerase/epimerase family protein: MARPVTLFTGQWADLPLDELCKKAKEFGYDGLELACWGDHFEVDKALSDDSYCQKKRDLLDKHELKLFAISNHLVGQGVLDNIDERHKSILPEYVWGDGNPAGVNERSAEEMKNTARAAQKLGVSIVNGFTGSSIWHLLYDFPPTPASMIDAGYDLLAERWNPILDVFQECGVKFALEVHPTEIAFDLYSAERALKALNHREEFGFNFDPSHLIWQGVDPVEFIHAFPDRIYHVHMKDASVTLNGRTGILTSHLPWGDPRRGWDFRSVGRGGVRFEEIIRALNAIGHDGPLSVEWEDIGMNREVGAAEAAQFCKNVDFEPSGRKFDAAFGD, encoded by the coding sequence ATGGCTCGACCTGTCACACTGTTTACCGGGCAATGGGCCGACCTGCCTCTGGACGAACTTTGCAAAAAGGCCAAGGAATTCGGCTACGATGGCCTCGAATTGGCATGCTGGGGCGATCACTTCGAAGTCGACAAGGCACTGTCGGATGACAGCTACTGTCAGAAAAAACGTGATCTGCTGGACAAGCACGAACTCAAACTGTTCGCGATCTCAAACCACCTTGTGGGCCAGGGAGTGCTGGACAACATCGACGAGCGGCACAAGTCAATCCTGCCCGAATACGTCTGGGGCGACGGCAATCCGGCTGGCGTCAACGAACGCAGCGCGGAAGAAATGAAAAACACCGCTCGAGCCGCTCAGAAGCTGGGTGTGAGCATCGTGAATGGGTTTACCGGTTCCAGCATCTGGCATCTGCTGTACGACTTCCCGCCGACTCCGGCCAGCATGATTGACGCGGGCTACGATCTTCTGGCGGAACGCTGGAACCCGATTCTGGATGTGTTTCAGGAATGCGGCGTGAAGTTCGCTCTGGAAGTCCATCCAACAGAAATCGCGTTCGACCTGTATTCTGCCGAACGAGCTTTGAAAGCGTTGAACCATCGCGAAGAATTCGGGTTTAACTTCGACCCCAGCCATCTGATCTGGCAGGGCGTTGACCCCGTAGAATTCATTCACGCGTTCCCGGATCGCATCTATCACGTCCACATGAAGGACGCGTCGGTCACGTTAAACGGCCGAACCGGAATTCTGACCAGCCATCTGCCATGGGGCGATCCTCGTCGAGGCTGGGACTTCCGCAGCGTGGGCCGTGGTGGCGTGCGTTTCGAAGAAATCATTCGAGCGTTGAACGCGATCGGCCATGACGGACCTCTGTCTGTGGAATGGGAAGACATCGGCATGAACCGCGAAGTCGGCGCGGCTGAGGCAGCTCAGTTCTGCAAGAACGTGGACTTCGAACCGTCAGGCCGAAAGTTTGACGCTGCATTCGGGGACTAG